GTCTGTAGCTCAACTGGTAGAGCATCGGTCTCCAAAACCGAGGGTTGGGGGTTCGAGTCCCTCCAGGCCTGCCAACACCGGAGTTGAATATGATCGGTAAAGCCGCCAAGTATATCGGCGACGTCCGCACCGAGATGGCCAAGGTGATCTGGCCGACCCGGCAGCAGTTGATCGAGAGTTCGGTGATCGTCGTCGTCCTCTCGATCATCCTGGCGATCTTCA
The sequence above is drawn from the Calditrichota bacterium genome and encodes:
- the secE gene encoding preprotein translocase subunit SecE produces the protein MIGKAAKYIGDVRTEMAKVIWPTRQQLIESSVIVVVLSIILAIFTFGVDVILNRILKFIL